The Helianthus annuus cultivar XRQ/B chromosome 16, HanXRQr2.0-SUNRISE, whole genome shotgun sequence genome includes a window with the following:
- the LOC110868234 gene encoding FRIGIDA-like protein 3, with the protein MEDVKSVATLLESTSSKIQQLQRAFAELESHRAVTLNLKWKQIEDHFHGLEKSLKRRFTELEDQEKEFEVKTAQSRQILEKRQAAVIAKEEASLESLQEKRDAAVAAIANALNRRRNGITESDSIVENKPPDDVENKPPDDIRLSDSDVKALSNPQLAKLCEENDAQGLHKFISDNRKNLSSIKEEIPIALKAAANPGGLVLDSLSGFYMSSDEGKKDANLLGQRRTCIMLMECLSILLTNLGEKSASKVISKDVKERARVIADEWKPKLDDLDVDASNGNSLEAHAFLQLVATFGIDSDFAQENLSKLIPMVCRRRQTAELCRFLGLSDKIPGVIDVLVNSGRHIDAVNLAFAFELTEQFSPVSILKSYLTEARRVPSAIKSANLSPTAQNDVSERELCALKAVIKCIEDHKLEDSYPTGPLQKRILQLEKAKADKKRATEVAKPQPKRPRANGIVTRNTNIAADKTNFYGRMTDNRYAPPTQYMYDNRTYGYPGPVETHIPQYMGTPAYNMAPNHGHYFATGYQYQAPYLH; encoded by the exons ATGGAAGATGTAAAATCTGTTGCTACACTCTTGGAGTCAACAAGCTCTAAGATACAACAACTTCAGAGAGCATTTGCTGAGCTGGAAAGTCACCGAGCCGTAACCCTTAACCTGAAATGGAAACAAATTGAGGATCATTTTCATGGACTTGAGAAGTCTCTAAAAAGGCGTTTTACTGAGCTGGAAGACCAAGAAAAAGAGTTCGAAGTGAAAACAGCTCAATCCCGACAAATCCTGGAGAAACGTCAAGCAGCTGTAATAGCCAAAGAGGAAGCTTCGTTGGAAAGTCTTCAAGAGAAGCGTGATGCTGCTGTTGCTGCCATTGCTAATGCCCTTAACAGACGCCGGAATGGAATCACTGAATCCGATTCCATTGTGGAAAACAAACCACCCGATGATGTGGAAAACAAACCACCGGATGATATAAGGTTGTCGGATAGTGACGTGAAGGCACTATCAAACCCTCAACTTGCCAAGTTGTGTGAGGAGAATGATGCACAAGGACTCCACAAATTCATATCGGATAACCGGAAGAATCTTTCTTCTATAAAAGAGGAAATCCCGATTGCATTGAAGGCTGCAGCTAATCCCGGTGGTCTGGTTTTGGATTCTCTTAGCGGTTTCTACATGTCGTCAGATGAGGGGAAGAAAGATGCGAATCTTTTAGGTCAACGAAGAACGTGTATCATGTTGATGGAATGTCTTAGCATTTTGTTAACGAATCTAGGTGAGAAGTCTGCTTCAAAGGTTATCTCGAAAGACGTGAAGGAACGAGCAAGGGTTATTGCTGATGAATGGAAACCGAAATTAGATGATCTTGATGTGGATGCCAGTAACGGGAACTCTTTGGAAGCTCATGCTTTCTTGCAGCTTGTTGCTACTTTTGGTATTGATTCTGATTTTGCTCAAGAAAATTTATCCAAATTGATACCAATGGTGTGTCGTCGTCGTCAGACAGCTGAGTTGTGCCGCTTCCTTGGGTTGTCAGACAAGATTCCAG GTGTAATTGATGTGTTGGTGAATAGTGGAAGGCACATTGATGCTGTTAACTTAGCATTTGCATTTGAGCTTACAGAGCAGTTCTCTCCAGTATCCATATTGAAATCATACTTGACCGAGGCAAGGAGAGTCCCTTCAGCCATCAAATCAGCAAATTTGTCTCCTACTGCACAG AATGATGTCAGCGAGAGAGAACTGTGTGCACTAAAGGCAGTGATCAAGTGTATTGAAGATCACAAGCTTGAAGATAGTTACCCAACGGGCCCACTTCAGAAACGGATTCTTCAACTTGAGAAAGCAAAAGCTGACAAAAAACGAGCCACAGAAGTTGCAAAACCTCAACCCAAAAGACCCCGAGCCAATGGCATAGTAACCCGAAACACTAACATTGCTGCTGACAAGACCAACTTCTACGGTAGGATGACAGATAATAGGTATGCACCGCCAACACAGTACATGTATGACAACAGAACCTATGGTTACCCGGGTCCAGTTGAGACCCACATTCCGCAGTATATGGGCACCCCGGCTTACAACATGGCTCCTAACCACGGTCACTACTTTGCAACCGGTTACCAGTACCAGGCTCCTTATCTGCACTAA